From Vitis vinifera cultivar Pinot Noir 40024 chromosome 3, ASM3070453v1, the proteins below share one genomic window:
- the LOC104877276 gene encoding uncharacterized protein LOC104877276 — MATASATLSPSTFSAAAIAGLGRTSQRRKTNVHFIGGLNSFDGLKAYNSVASLGLPVCTEQSFAKIVGSLKSPSQGKGRGGGALSSTCNAVGEIFRIAAIMNGLVLVGVAVGFVLLRIEASVEEAE; from the coding sequence ATGGCAACAGCTTCTGCCACACTTTCCCCCTCCACATTTTCTGCTGCTGCCATTGCGGGCTTAGGCCGCACCTCCCAGAGGAGAAAAACCAATGTACACTTCATAGGGGGACTGAACTCCTTTGATGGACTGAAAGCTTACAACAGTGTGGCCTCTTTAGGCCTTCCTGTTTGTACTGAGCAGTCCTTTGCAAAGATTGTGGGCTCACTGAAGTCCCCATCACAAGGCAaaggaagaggaggaggagcTCTGTCTTCTACCTGCAATGCTGTTGGAGAGATATTCAGGATTGCGGCAATCATGAACGGCCTAGTTCTCGTTGGAGTTGCAGTGGGGTTTGTTCTTCTTCGAATTGAAGCATCTGTGGAGGAGGCTGAATGA
- the LOC100255593 gene encoding putative B3 domain-containing protein At5g66980: MHHLLWLLRGFFLLQNEMSSPQEECPEFFKVCLPECSSDKLLIPTAFREHFNGFVPHKAILRDPVGRVWQVELSKIGKDVYFQKGWQKFVTDNFVEMEDFLVFRYDGGYIFDFKLFRNTGCEKKGSEEINVGIYKRCFCVNEEKDVEEEKSNEEEGEEEEDSAEEERDSTEDESSEKEEEGGKMSEEEEEPQPKSSKKKGVVYKRKYSGRGQSPIVGYKQTAIKKSRVASEESNCTKRKYKEASAVQVEENIAFEIESIVNPQNPYFETKVRPARRSKLYVPLDVLRDHNIKLPPKMTLRDPLGRLWIGKVAVWKDGRTWIGWKPFCKWNNVGENDTCICEFVQESGHEGYLLVVHILRAQPSRRAPKCKCRAESGEEMAEPSKANLRLPIVSSKTSG, translated from the exons ATGCACCATCTTCTTTGGCTGCTTAGAGGGTTTTTTTTGTTGCAGAACGAGATGAGTTCACCACAAGAAGAATGCCCTGAGTTCTTCAAGGTGTGTCTCCCTGAGTGCAGCTCTGACAAACTG CTTATCCCAACTGCTTTCAGAGAGCATTTTAATGGATTTGTGCCTCACAAGGCCATCCTCAGAGATCCTGTTGGGAGAGTTTGGCAAGTGGAGTTAAGCAAAATAGGAAAGGATGTGTACTTTCAGAAGGGTTGGCAGAAATTTGTTACAGATAATTTTGTAGAAATGGAAGATTTTCTTGTTTTCCGATATGATGGTggttatatatttgattttaaattatttcgaAATACTGGGTGTGAGAAGAAAGGCTCTGAGGAGATCAATGTGGGCATCTACAAAAGGTGTTTTTGTGTAAATGAGGAAAAAGATGTGGAGGAAGAAAAGAGCAATGAAGAAGAGGGGGAAGAAGAGGAGGATTCGGCAGAAGAGGAGAGGGATTCCACAGAAGATGAGTCATCAGAGAAAGAGGAGGAAGGGGGGAAAAtgagtgaagaagaagaagaaccacAACCAAAATCCTCTAAAAAGAAAGGGGTTGTATACAAGCGCAAATATTCTGGAAGGGGTCAATCACCAATTG TTGGGTACAAACAAACTGCCATTAAAAAGAGCAGAGTTGCATCCGAAGAAAGCAACTGCACCAAGAGAAAGTATAAGGAAGCTTCTGCTGTCCAGGTTGAGGAAAACATTGCTTTTGAAATAGAAAGTATTGTTAATCCCCAAAATCCTTATTTCGAAACTAAAGTAAGACCAGCGAGGAGGAGCAAATTG TATGTTCCATTAGATGTGCTAAGAGACCATAATATTAAATTACCTCCAAAGATGACCCTTCGTGACCCTCTTGGGAGATTGTGGATTGGAAAGGTTGCTGTCTGGAAGGATGGTCGGACATGGATTGGGTGGAAACCATTCTGCAAGTGGAACAATGTGGGTGAAAATGACACCTGCATTTGTGAATTTGTACAGGAAAGTGGCCATGAGGGGTATCTCCTTGTTGTTCACATTCTTCGGGCACAGCCTAGCCGGAGGGCACCCAAATGCAAATGCCGAGCTGAAAGTGGTGAAGAGATGGCTGAGCCAAGTAAAGCCAACTTACGTTTGCCAATAGTTTCTTCCAAGACTTCCGGATAG